In the genome of Streptomyces racemochromogenes, one region contains:
- a CDS encoding phosphatidylinositol-specific phospholipase C domain-containing protein, with translation MSRRTPHADGAGSPRRFRRPAALMAAACLALGATLFAPAPAVAAGSTNTDAYRNLGQADRAEWMWGIAGDTRLSNMSIPGTHDTLAIHGGVMVQTQEDYGDSADTLTAQLDRGIRAIDIRVRVTEDRYFTVHHAKYYQEANFDDVMTKAKAFLDKHPTESIVMRLRAECPFSNGGAFDCSNDPKSVTQEKARSIFAGYVQKYADYFYEPSVRGAGRADVPTLNDVRRKVVLGGFDSVGADDSYGLKGFDAHKEDHWAPSQIQEKWNYVKANVNKAITGSADDVYLTYSSASTSPLIDPYQFAGGHQLDDGAAILGVNYQLMRHLNNSAGRVGIIMTDFPGWGLVNAIIDHNDDNMVKGGNRMTWLVNADKTYANSLYQGRCMVRGPEFDSSKTGGLVTQRPCQASPPSSHQWGAEKPSTFDGKGHFFIKAANGKCLTVPYNDGTPPGSGTQLFWWDCETRWFSGSQMWNIIPTKLATATGSRPAYTFINNWTGKCLSMDPATAATAGGKVTQETCPK, from the coding sequence ATGTCTCGCCGCACCCCACACGCCGACGGCGCCGGATCGCCCCGACGCTTCCGTCGCCCGGCCGCACTGATGGCGGCCGCGTGTCTCGCCCTGGGCGCCACACTGTTCGCCCCGGCCCCTGCCGTGGCGGCCGGGTCGACCAACACGGACGCCTACCGGAACCTGGGCCAGGCGGACCGTGCCGAGTGGATGTGGGGCATCGCGGGCGACACCCGGCTCTCGAACATGTCCATCCCTGGCACCCACGACACGCTCGCGATCCACGGCGGGGTCATGGTGCAGACGCAGGAGGACTACGGCGACAGCGCCGACACGCTGACGGCGCAGCTGGACCGGGGTATTCGCGCCATCGACATCCGGGTCCGCGTCACCGAGGACCGGTACTTCACCGTGCACCACGCCAAGTACTACCAGGAAGCCAATTTCGACGACGTCATGACCAAGGCGAAAGCCTTCCTGGACAAGCATCCGACCGAGTCGATCGTGATGCGGCTGCGGGCCGAGTGCCCCTTCTCGAACGGCGGCGCCTTCGACTGCTCGAACGACCCGAAGTCGGTGACCCAGGAGAAGGCTCGTTCGATCTTCGCCGGATACGTGCAGAAGTACGCCGACTACTTCTACGAGCCTTCGGTGCGGGGCGCCGGCCGTGCCGATGTCCCCACGCTCAACGACGTCCGCCGCAAGGTGGTCCTGGGCGGCTTCGACAGCGTCGGCGCGGACGACAGCTACGGGCTCAAGGGCTTCGACGCCCACAAGGAGGACCACTGGGCGCCGTCCCAGATCCAGGAAAAGTGGAACTACGTCAAGGCCAACGTCAACAAGGCGATCACAGGCTCCGCCGATGATGTGTACCTGACGTACTCGTCCGCTTCCACGAGCCCCCTCATCGATCCGTACCAGTTCGCCGGCGGGCACCAGCTCGACGACGGTGCCGCGATACTCGGCGTCAACTACCAGCTCATGAGGCACCTCAACAACAGTGCCGGCCGCGTCGGCATCATCATGACGGACTTCCCCGGCTGGGGCCTGGTCAACGCGATCATCGACCACAACGACGACAACATGGTCAAGGGCGGCAACCGGATGACCTGGCTGGTCAACGCCGACAAGACCTACGCCAACAGCCTGTACCAGGGCCGGTGCATGGTGCGCGGGCCGGAGTTCGACAGCTCGAAGACCGGAGGCCTGGTCACGCAGCGCCCGTGCCAGGCGAGTCCGCCCAGCAGCCACCAGTGGGGAGCCGAGAAGCCGTCGACCTTCGACGGCAAGGGACACTTCTTCATCAAGGCCGCCAACGGCAAGTGCCTGACCGTCCCTTACAACGACGGGACCCCGCCCGGCTCGGGCACCCAGCTGTTCTGGTGGGACTGCGAGACCCGCTGGTTCTCGGGCAGTCAGATGTGGAACATCATCCCGACCAAGCTCGCCACCGCGACCGGATCCCGGCCGGCCTACACGTTCATCAACAACTGGACCGGCAAGTGCCTGTCGATGGACCCGGCCACCGCCGCCACGGCGGGCGGCAAGGTGACTCAGGAGACCTGCCCCAAGTAA